The Streptomyces sp. NL15-2K genome contains a region encoding:
- a CDS encoding ABC transporter substrate-binding protein, whose amino-acid sequence MIRRLAAAALSVTALLALTACGADSSAQASSKEVTLTIGDQARTLQTIVAASDALKGAKYKVKWAEFEGAAPLYQAVQAGAADTAYSADLPALQALSGGVEFKNVAALKNDGRHVGIIVGKDSGIDSVKDLKGQKVVVSSAKGSISEYLLANVLRQNGLDYPDVRVQYLLPTDAQAAFASGKIKAWATFGVYQAVGLEQGGKLLVDGAGGRVSGYGFIGASDKVLADSSKKAALADFLKRLGTALKWTTTHQDAYAEAIEQRNGADASVAKTLASAAYGEALPITADVNRTVQGVADLMNGIGVLEPNVDVAESADTSLLK is encoded by the coding sequence GTGATACGCCGACTCGCAGCCGCCGCACTGAGCGTCACCGCCCTGCTGGCGCTGACCGCCTGCGGTGCGGACTCCTCGGCGCAGGCATCGTCGAAAGAGGTCACGCTCACCATCGGCGACCAGGCCAGGACCCTCCAGACGATCGTCGCCGCCTCGGATGCCCTCAAGGGCGCGAAGTACAAGGTGAAGTGGGCCGAGTTCGAGGGCGCGGCCCCGCTCTACCAGGCCGTGCAGGCGGGCGCCGCCGACACCGCGTACTCCGCGGACCTGCCCGCGCTCCAGGCGCTCAGCGGCGGAGTGGAGTTCAAGAACGTGGCCGCGCTGAAGAACGACGGCCGGCATGTCGGCATCATCGTCGGCAAGGACTCCGGCATCGACAGCGTCAAGGACCTCAAGGGCCAGAAGGTCGTCGTGTCCTCGGCGAAGGGCAGCATCTCCGAGTATCTGCTGGCCAACGTGCTCCGGCAGAACGGCCTCGACTACCCGGACGTGCGGGTGCAGTACCTGCTGCCGACCGACGCGCAGGCCGCCTTCGCCTCCGGGAAGATCAAGGCCTGGGCGACCTTCGGTGTCTACCAGGCCGTCGGCCTGGAACAGGGAGGCAAGCTGCTCGTCGACGGGGCCGGCGGCCGGGTCAGCGGGTACGGCTTCATCGGCGCGTCCGACAAGGTCCTCGCCGACTCGTCGAAGAAGGCCGCGCTCGCCGACTTCCTCAAGCGCCTCGGTACGGCCCTGAAGTGGACGACCACCCACCAGGACGCCTATGCCGAGGCCATCGAACAGCGCAACGGAGCCGACGCCTCCGTGGCGAAGACGCTGGCCTCCGCCGCGTACGGCGAGGCCCTGCCGATCACGGCCGACGTGAACAGGACCGTCCAGGGCGTGGCCGACCTCATGAACGGGATCGGTGTGCTGGAGCCGAACGTCGACGTGGCGGAGTCGGCCGACACGTCTCTTCTCAAGTGA
- a CDS encoding acyl-CoA dehydrogenase family protein has protein sequence MTERIAELAAEYDRSAAFPTESLRIAHEAGLLTATIGRRYGGREAGVEESARILHSLGRADPSVALITAMTLTAHARQAAEPHWPEELYARVVKESFERPVLVNHARVEPDLGSPARGGLPATRARRTADGWEVSGTKRFVTGAEGLDWFLVWASTDEPEPRVGTFLVPGGSPGIEITGRWDQLRLRASGSHEVTFRAVEVPYEHVIGIGPYGPAAEQDNRAGAALHLPLAALYLGVARAAQAFFHTFAHARVPANLGHPVARTERFRRTAGEIEVLLTAAGQLVFDGCAKLDAGDTSYTPEQALGTRVLADRHGVRAVELAVRLLGNPGLDRGNPLERHFRDIQCAPVHAPQEDVSLLAVGTKALNP, from the coding sequence GTGACCGAGCGCATCGCCGAACTCGCCGCCGAGTACGACCGTTCGGCGGCCTTTCCCACCGAGTCCCTCCGGATCGCGCACGAGGCGGGACTGCTCACCGCGACCATCGGGCGGCGGTACGGCGGCCGGGAAGCCGGGGTCGAGGAGAGCGCCCGCATCCTGCACTCGCTGGGCCGGGCCGACCCGTCCGTCGCCCTGATCACGGCGATGACGCTGACCGCGCATGCCCGGCAGGCGGCGGAGCCGCACTGGCCCGAGGAGCTGTACGCGCGCGTGGTCAAGGAGTCGTTCGAGCGTCCCGTGCTCGTCAACCACGCGCGTGTGGAGCCCGATCTGGGCTCCCCCGCGCGGGGCGGGCTGCCCGCCACCCGGGCGCGGCGCACGGCCGACGGCTGGGAGGTCAGCGGCACCAAGCGGTTCGTGACCGGGGCCGAGGGACTGGACTGGTTCCTGGTGTGGGCGAGCACCGACGAGCCGGAGCCACGCGTCGGCACGTTCCTGGTGCCCGGCGGCTCGCCCGGCATCGAGATCACGGGCCGCTGGGACCAGTTGAGGCTGCGCGCCAGCGGCAGCCACGAGGTGACGTTCCGGGCGGTGGAGGTGCCGTACGAGCACGTCATCGGCATCGGCCCGTACGGACCGGCCGCCGAACAGGACAACCGGGCGGGCGCTGCCCTCCATCTCCCGCTCGCCGCCCTCTACTTGGGCGTCGCCCGCGCCGCGCAGGCGTTCTTCCACACCTTCGCCCACGCGCGCGTGCCCGCCAACCTGGGACACCCGGTGGCCCGTACGGAGCGCTTCCGGCGAACGGCCGGGGAGATCGAGGTGCTGCTCACGGCCGCCGGACAGCTGGTGTTCGACGGCTGCGCGAAGCTCGACGCCGGCGACACCTCGTACACGCCCGAACAGGCCCTGGGCACCCGCGTGCTGGCCGACCGGCACGGCGTACGGGCAGTGGAGCTTGCCGTACGGCTGTTGGGGAACCCGGGGCTGGACCGGGGCAACCCGCTGGAGCGGCACTTCCGGGACATCCAGTGCGCGCCCGTGCACGCACCCCAGGAGGACGTCTCTCTGCTCGCCGTCGGAACGAAGGCACTGAACCCGTGA
- a CDS encoding SseB family protein, producing MDTPAYDNPVTPARRALDALAENTEDQTALATLASSEVLVPVPDDAGQEEASDPGTVALPVLEQADGAPVVPVFTSEPEMADLLPYVSRYRLVPLAALAAQWPADELSLTIDASSAHPLTLTSEGVRTLLARS from the coding sequence ATGGACACACCCGCTTACGACAACCCCGTCACACCGGCCCGGCGGGCGCTGGACGCGCTGGCCGAGAACACCGAGGACCAGACCGCGCTGGCCACACTGGCGAGCAGCGAGGTTCTCGTGCCGGTGCCCGACGACGCCGGTCAGGAGGAGGCCAGCGACCCCGGCACGGTGGCGCTGCCCGTCCTGGAACAGGCGGACGGCGCTCCGGTGGTGCCCGTGTTCACCTCGGAGCCCGAGATGGCCGACCTGCTCCCGTACGTCTCCCGCTACCGCCTGGTGCCGCTGGCCGCGCTCGCCGCGCAGTGGCCGGCGGACGAGCTGTCGCTGACCATCGACGCCAGCTCTGCCCACCCGCTGACACTCACGTCCGAGGGGGTCCGCACACTTCTGGCGAGGTCGTAG
- a CDS encoding ABC transporter permease, which produces MTTKPLGTAVLPKQKAADTPQPARVTLHGTAKTARRLTVPRSVRRCAGPVGLVLLWFLTSATGLLPESVLASPVDVVEQAVELTKSGELPDAIAASGRRAATGFLIGATVALSLSLLAGLFRLGEDVIDSSMGMFRAIPWVGLIPLFIVWFGIEETPKIALVALGVTYPLYFNIYGGIRSTDTQLVEAARMMGLGRLGLIKYVILPSALPGALVGLRYALSTAWLALVFAEQINADAGLGYLMSNAQQYFRTDVIVLCLVVYALLGLACDFAVRILSRRLLTWRANFEGEA; this is translated from the coding sequence ATGACGACAAAACCCCTGGGCACGGCCGTCCTGCCGAAGCAGAAGGCGGCCGATACGCCGCAGCCCGCCCGCGTCACCCTCCACGGCACGGCGAAGACCGCGCGCCGCCTCACCGTCCCCCGCTCCGTACGCCGCTGCGCCGGCCCCGTCGGCCTGGTCCTGCTGTGGTTCCTTACCTCGGCCACCGGCCTCCTCCCGGAATCCGTGCTGGCCTCCCCCGTGGACGTCGTGGAACAGGCGGTCGAGCTCACGAAGAGCGGCGAACTGCCCGACGCCATCGCCGCGTCGGGCCGCCGCGCCGCCACCGGCTTCCTGATCGGCGCGACCGTCGCGCTGAGCCTGTCCCTGCTGGCCGGGCTGTTCCGGCTCGGCGAGGACGTCATCGACTCCTCGATGGGCATGTTCCGGGCGATCCCCTGGGTGGGGCTGATCCCGCTGTTCATCGTCTGGTTCGGCATCGAGGAGACCCCGAAGATCGCGCTGGTCGCGCTCGGCGTGACGTATCCGCTGTACTTCAACATCTACGGCGGCATCCGCTCGACCGACACCCAACTCGTCGAAGCCGCACGGATGATGGGGCTCGGCCGGCTGGGGCTGATCAAGTACGTGATCCTGCCGAGCGCGCTGCCCGGGGCACTCGTGGGGCTGAGGTACGCGCTGTCCACCGCCTGGCTGGCGCTGGTCTTCGCCGAACAGATCAACGCGGACGCGGGGCTCGGCTACCTCATGAGCAACGCCCAGCAGTACTTCCGTACGGACGTCATCGTGCTGTGCCTCGTCGTGTACGCCCTGCTCGGGCTCGCCTGCGACTTCGCCGTACGGATCCTTTCGCGCCGCCTGCTGACCTGGCGGGCCAACTTCGAGGGCGAGGCATGA
- a CDS encoding LLM class flavin-dependent oxidoreductase: MPVEFISAVHTDTGASGPAAASRTGFDRDHLRKYARALDDGGFDHTLVAYHSASPDAFQVAQFVATHTERIRPILAHRPGVVFPTHAARALATLDRISDGRLTVHIISGGSDEEQRREGDYLDKAERYERSDEYIRILRQVWQAEGPVSHEGKYFRFEGYYSDVKPVRGLIPISVGGSSQDAYRVGGQQGDIFGLWGEPLKETAEQIAAVNAVAAAAGRPHPRIWVSFRPIIAPTDELAWEKAHRTLGVIEDQARNTELLRHYRTTGRPANVGSQRLLDIAERGEVHDRCLWTAPAVATNAAGASTALVGSPETVAKALLDYVDIGCDLLSIRGYDPLNDAIDYARYVLPLVRQELAHRATTHAA, from the coding sequence ATGCCTGTCGAATTCATCAGCGCCGTCCACACGGACACGGGAGCGTCGGGGCCGGCCGCCGCGAGCCGTACCGGCTTCGACCGCGACCACCTGCGCAAGTACGCTCGCGCGCTGGACGACGGGGGTTTCGACCACACTCTGGTGGCCTACCACTCGGCCTCGCCGGACGCCTTCCAGGTCGCCCAGTTCGTCGCCACCCACACCGAACGGATCCGCCCGATCCTGGCCCACCGGCCGGGCGTGGTCTTCCCCACGCACGCGGCACGTGCCCTCGCCACCCTGGACCGGATCAGCGACGGCCGGCTGACGGTGCACATCATCTCGGGCGGCAGCGACGAGGAGCAGCGCCGGGAGGGCGACTATCTCGACAAGGCGGAGCGGTACGAGCGTTCGGACGAATACATCCGGATCCTGAGGCAGGTGTGGCAGGCCGAGGGGCCGGTGTCGCACGAGGGCAAGTACTTCCGGTTCGAGGGTTACTACTCCGACGTGAAGCCGGTGCGGGGGCTGATCCCCATCTCGGTGGGCGGTTCGTCGCAGGACGCCTACCGGGTCGGCGGTCAGCAGGGCGACATCTTCGGGTTGTGGGGCGAGCCGCTGAAGGAGACGGCCGAGCAGATCGCCGCCGTGAACGCGGTCGCGGCGGCCGCCGGGCGCCCTCACCCCCGTATCTGGGTGTCCTTCCGCCCGATCATCGCGCCCACCGACGAGCTGGCCTGGGAGAAGGCGCACCGCACGCTGGGCGTGATCGAGGACCAGGCGCGCAACACCGAGCTGCTGCGCCACTACCGCACCACCGGGCGCCCCGCCAACGTCGGCTCGCAGCGGCTGCTCGACATCGCCGAGCGCGGCGAGGTCCATGACCGCTGCCTGTGGACCGCCCCCGCGGTCGCCACCAACGCGGCCGGTGCCTCGACCGCGCTGGTCGGCTCCCCCGAGACGGTGGCCAAGGCCCTCCTCGACTACGTCGACATCGGCTGCGACCTGCTGTCGATCCGCGGCTACGACCCGCTCAACGACGCGATCGACTACGCCCGGTACGTCCTGCCGCTCGTCCGGCAGGAACTCGCCCACCGCGCCACGACCCACGCCGCCTGA
- a CDS encoding ABC transporter substrate-binding protein, which yields MLFRRTLRTSAAALVLLLPFAAACGNEAQAESPSVTLRVGATGWKAEEAVLKYAHLDDTPYKVEWSQFQGGDQQLQAIRAGALDLASSSEIPPVFAAADGEPNFKVAAVQRGATLNQEVVVPKASKVRDIAGLKGKKVGYVQNTTAHYFLYELLRQAGLKWSDVDAKPLLPNDGLAALNGGGIDAFASYGTSIITAHQQGARTVGSGKDILSGNFLWSARDSVLESSWQKAAAADLIARITKAYAYVRDGREEGFARITADATHQPLAQARKDLVDAQAQRPTQARTVGDDAVASQQKVADAFSELGALKEHLDVKSFWTTELNADLKKAL from the coding sequence GTGTTGTTCCGCCGCACCCTGCGCACGTCCGCCGCCGCCCTCGTCCTGCTTCTGCCCTTCGCGGCGGCCTGCGGGAACGAGGCGCAGGCCGAGTCCCCCTCCGTCACCCTCAGAGTCGGCGCCACCGGCTGGAAGGCCGAGGAGGCGGTGCTGAAGTACGCCCACCTCGACGACACCCCGTACAAGGTCGAGTGGAGCCAGTTCCAGGGCGGTGACCAGCAGCTCCAGGCGATCCGCGCCGGAGCCCTGGACCTCGCCTCCTCCAGTGAGATCCCGCCGGTCTTCGCCGCCGCCGACGGCGAACCGAACTTCAAGGTGGCCGCCGTGCAGCGTGGGGCCACCCTCAACCAGGAGGTCGTCGTCCCCAAGGCTTCCAAGGTGCGCGACATCGCCGGTCTGAAGGGCAAGAAGGTCGGCTACGTCCAGAACACCACCGCCCACTACTTCCTGTACGAGTTGCTGAGGCAGGCGGGCCTGAAGTGGTCCGACGTCGACGCCAAGCCGCTGCTGCCGAACGACGGTCTGGCGGCCCTCAACGGCGGCGGCATCGACGCCTTCGCCTCGTACGGGACGTCGATCATCACCGCGCACCAGCAGGGCGCCCGCACGGTCGGCTCGGGCAAGGACATCCTGTCCGGCAACTTCCTCTGGTCCGCGCGGGACAGCGTGCTGGAGAGTTCCTGGCAGAAGGCGGCAGCGGCCGATCTGATCGCGCGGATCACCAAGGCGTACGCCTACGTCCGCGACGGGCGCGAGGAAGGCTTCGCCCGGATCACCGCCGACGCCACCCACCAGCCGCTCGCCCAGGCCCGCAAGGACCTCGTCGACGCCCAGGCCCAACGCCCCACGCAGGCGAGGACGGTCGGCGACGACGCCGTCGCCTCGCAGCAGAAGGTCGCCGACGCCTTCAGCGAACTCGGGGCGCTGAAGGAGCACTTGGACGTGAAGTCGTTCTGGACCACCGAACTGAACGCCGACCTGAAGAAGGCCCTGTGA
- a CDS encoding sulfurtransferase has translation MTVTTTVSEHRELLASDTPPAVLDVRWALGDPHGRDHYAEGHVPGAVHVDLDTELAAPPSPEGGRHPLPGIGDLQGAARRWGVRAGQPIVVYDDLGNTAAARAWWLLRHAGLAEVTLLDGALGAWRAAGLPLESGIPADPPPGDVVLRAGGLPVTDADGAAELAASGLLLDSRAAERYRGEVEPVDSRAGHIPGSVSAPTGENLAADGTFLPPEELRKRFEEKGVAEAARIGVYCGSGVTAAHQIAALEIAGFEAVLFPGSWSAWSADPARPAAKGNHP, from the coding sequence ATGACCGTGACGACCACCGTGTCCGAGCACCGCGAACTGCTCGCCTCCGACACTCCCCCGGCTGTGCTCGACGTCCGCTGGGCGCTGGGCGATCCGCACGGCCGCGACCACTACGCCGAGGGCCACGTCCCGGGCGCGGTCCACGTCGACCTCGATACGGAACTGGCCGCGCCGCCGAGCCCGGAGGGCGGCCGGCATCCCCTGCCCGGGATCGGCGACTTGCAGGGTGCGGCGCGTCGGTGGGGTGTGCGGGCGGGCCAACCGATCGTGGTCTACGACGACTTGGGCAACACCGCCGCCGCCCGCGCCTGGTGGCTGCTGCGCCACGCGGGCCTCGCCGAGGTGACACTCCTCGACGGGGCACTCGGCGCCTGGCGGGCTGCCGGGCTGCCGCTGGAGTCCGGGATCCCGGCCGACCCGCCGCCCGGCGACGTCGTGCTGCGCGCGGGCGGGCTGCCGGTCACCGACGCCGACGGAGCCGCCGAACTCGCCGCGTCCGGGCTGCTGTTGGACTCGCGGGCCGCCGAGCGGTACCGGGGCGAGGTGGAGCCGGTGGACTCGCGGGCGGGACACATCCCGGGCTCGGTCTCCGCCCCGACCGGCGAGAACCTCGCGGCGGACGGGACCTTCCTGCCGCCCGAGGAGCTGCGCAAGCGGTTCGAGGAGAAGGGCGTCGCCGAGGCCGCGCGCATCGGCGTGTACTGCGGCTCCGGCGTGACCGCCGCCCACCAGATCGCCGCGCTGGAGATCGCCGGTTTCGAGGCGGTGCTCTTCCCCGGATCCTGGTCCGCCTGGTCCGCCGATCCGGCCCGCCCGGCCGCGAAGGGAAACCACCCATGA
- a CDS encoding LysR substrate-binding domain-containing protein: protein MELRWLASFVVVAEELHFARAADRLHLAPSALSAQIRALEAHLGVRLIDRGRRARPALTGAGRLFLPEAERTLAQVSRAEAVGRRAGRGELGHAEIAYVASAAFSGIVTGILASSASGGDLTVGVRELETPAQLEALAAGDIDVGFLRWRPAYPPGVTATVLLTEEVVLAVPEAGPAAAHESVPAAALREERFVAPYFDEEYGCRDQILQVSEHGGFTPEIAPPVRDYIAALTLVGGGRGVALVPDSLRRVRIPGVAYRQLADVRPTTRLVGAYRKGETSPAVRGVIRRLREAAALAVTVS from the coding sequence ATGGAGCTGCGTTGGCTGGCCTCGTTCGTCGTCGTCGCCGAGGAGCTGCACTTCGCGCGGGCGGCGGACCGGCTGCATCTGGCACCCTCCGCGCTCAGTGCCCAGATCAGGGCGCTGGAGGCGCATCTCGGGGTACGTCTGATCGACCGCGGGCGCCGGGCCCGCCCGGCGCTGACCGGGGCGGGCCGGCTGTTCCTGCCGGAGGCCGAGCGCACACTCGCCCAGGTCTCCCGCGCGGAGGCCGTGGGCCGTCGGGCCGGACGCGGGGAGCTGGGGCACGCCGAGATCGCCTACGTGGCCTCGGCCGCCTTCTCGGGGATCGTGACCGGCATCCTGGCCAGTTCGGCCTCGGGCGGCGACCTGACCGTGGGGGTCCGGGAGCTGGAGACCCCGGCCCAGCTGGAGGCCCTGGCCGCGGGGGACATCGACGTCGGCTTCCTGCGCTGGCGGCCCGCCTACCCGCCCGGGGTCACCGCGACCGTCCTGCTCACGGAAGAGGTCGTCCTCGCGGTGCCGGAAGCCGGTCCGGCGGCCGCCCATGAGTCGGTACCGGCCGCCGCGCTGCGGGAGGAGCGCTTCGTGGCGCCGTACTTCGACGAGGAGTACGGCTGCCGCGACCAGATCCTCCAGGTGAGCGAGCACGGCGGCTTCACCCCGGAGATCGCCCCTCCGGTGCGGGACTACATCGCCGCGCTCACTCTCGTGGGCGGCGGTCGGGGGGTGGCGCTGGTGCCGGACTCGTTGCGCCGCGTACGGATACCGGGGGTCGCCTACCGTCAGCTGGCGGACGTACGGCCGACCACCCGGCTGGTGGGCGCCTACCGCAAGGGGGAGACGTCCCCCGCGGTACGCGGCGTGATCCGCCGCCTGCGCGAGGCGGCGGCCCTCGCGGTCACCGTCAGCTGA
- a CDS encoding lysophospholipase yields MPSSFSWDEPEGLAARGTLIVLAGRGEHGGVYERFGRRLAFDAYRVRALGDPSADPSVLDEAAKLLADESLPGPKVLVGSDSGARYAVRLAAEQDAGVDALILTGLPTAPWTSGSWEIELQARTACPTHRARLAHDPDFRRGALDETPDLPDPSLDLVRVPVLALHGTDDTVSPVEKALTAYAGHPHVRTVTFDGGRHDVLNDASHRTAAATVVLFLERLRLSPDLPTIAEGLA; encoded by the coding sequence ATGCCCTCATCCTTCTCCTGGGACGAACCCGAAGGCCTCGCCGCGCGCGGCACGCTGATCGTGCTGGCCGGCCGGGGTGAACACGGCGGTGTGTACGAGCGATTCGGCCGCCGGCTCGCCTTCGACGCCTATCGGGTCCGCGCCCTCGGCGACCCGTCCGCCGATCCGTCCGTGCTCGACGAGGCCGCGAAGCTGCTCGCCGACGAGTCGCTGCCCGGCCCGAAGGTGCTGGTCGGTTCGGACTCGGGTGCGCGGTACGCCGTCCGTCTCGCCGCCGAGCAGGACGCGGGGGTCGACGCACTGATCCTGACCGGCCTGCCCACTGCCCCCTGGACTTCCGGGAGTTGGGAGATCGAGCTCCAGGCCCGTACCGCCTGCCCCACGCACCGGGCCCGTCTCGCCCACGACCCGGACTTCCGGCGCGGCGCGCTCGACGAGACGCCCGACCTGCCCGATCCGAGCCTGGACCTGGTGCGCGTCCCGGTGCTCGCCCTGCACGGCACGGACGACACGGTCAGCCCGGTCGAAAAGGCCCTGACCGCGTACGCGGGACACCCGCACGTCCGGACGGTGACCTTCGACGGCGGCCGGCACGACGTCCTCAACGACGCGTCGCACCGCACGGCTGCCGCGACCGTCGTGCTCTTCCTGGAGCGCCTGCGCCTGTCCCCCGACCTGCCCACGATCGCGGAGGGCCTGGCATGA
- a CDS encoding ABC transporter ATP-binding protein: protein MANSVETRGLSRAFDGNTVLHDLDLDIRAGEFVALLGHSGCGKSTLLRILAGLDEQIGGEVTVPARRSAAFQSPRLLPWLKVWRNVVLGLPGRPDRALAHKALDEVGIADRAGVWPKTLSGGQAQRVSLARALVREPELLLLDEPFGALDALTRGRVQQLVAELWQRHGCAILLVTHDVEEALLLADRVLVMDGGRIAHELTVDLPRPRDLTAPEFVTLRARLLNWLGVTRTLEGTPS, encoded by the coding sequence ATGGCCAACAGCGTGGAAACCAGGGGCCTTTCGCGGGCCTTCGACGGCAACACCGTCCTGCACGACCTCGATCTCGACATCCGCGCGGGCGAGTTCGTGGCCCTGCTCGGGCACAGCGGCTGCGGCAAGTCGACCCTGCTGCGGATCCTCGCCGGGCTCGACGAGCAGATCGGCGGCGAGGTCACCGTGCCCGCACGGCGCAGTGCGGCCTTCCAGTCGCCGCGGCTGCTGCCCTGGCTGAAGGTGTGGCGCAACGTCGTCCTCGGGCTGCCGGGCCGGCCCGACAGGGCGCTGGCGCACAAGGCCCTCGACGAGGTCGGCATCGCGGACCGTGCGGGAGTCTGGCCCAAGACGCTCTCCGGCGGCCAGGCCCAGCGTGTCTCCCTGGCCCGTGCCCTGGTCCGCGAACCCGAACTACTGCTGCTGGACGAGCCGTTCGGCGCCCTGGACGCCCTCACCCGGGGCCGGGTGCAGCAGCTGGTCGCCGAGCTGTGGCAGCGGCACGGCTGCGCGATCCTCCTGGTCACCCATGACGTGGAGGAGGCGCTGCTGCTCGCCGACCGTGTCCTGGTGATGGACGGCGGCCGCATCGCCCACGAGCTCACCGTCGACCTGCCCCGCCCCCGCGACCTCACGGCCCCCGAGTTCGTCACCCTGCGCGCCCGCCTCCTGAACTGGCTCGGCGTCACCCGCACCCTGGAAGGAACCCCCTCGTGA
- a CDS encoding FAD-linked oxidase C-terminal domain-containing protein: MTTEPVTAAPETTAPARLLGLLARDLPPDRLTTDPAVLTAHATDRSGTRPAGEPLAVVHARRTEDVTVTLRHAHALRVPVVPRGAGTGLSGGATAPEGSLVLDLSGMNRVLELSPDDQLAVVEPGVITAELDRAAGAYGLRYAPDPASAAVSTIGGNIATNAGGLRCAKYGVTRDSVLGLEAVLADGAVVRTGRRTVKGVTGYDLTALLTGSEGTLAVITSATLRLRPVPVATATLAAYFPSFEAAAEASYALARAGVEPALAELVDGPVLHAIDPALRERGAALLVVQCDGAGAAAEAAAVARLLAPLATTVDTTEDPAEAEALLAARRLALPALERLGRPLIEDIAVPRSRLAEAVREIRAISARHDVLVFTLAHAADGNLHPIIVVDPSHDDLPEAAWEAAGEIFALALRLGGTLTGEHGVGVLKRQWVAEELGPAAHGLQRRIKQAFDPQGILNPGKGL, encoded by the coding sequence GTGACCACTGAACCCGTGACCGCCGCCCCGGAAACGACCGCGCCCGCCCGCCTCCTCGGCCTGCTCGCCCGCGATCTGCCGCCCGACCGGTTGACCACCGACCCGGCAGTGCTCACCGCACACGCCACCGACCGCTCCGGCACCCGGCCCGCCGGCGAACCGCTGGCCGTGGTGCACGCCCGGCGGACGGAGGACGTGACGGTCACGCTCCGGCACGCGCACGCGCTGCGCGTGCCGGTGGTGCCGCGCGGCGCGGGCACCGGTCTGTCGGGCGGGGCCACCGCGCCCGAGGGCTCCCTGGTCCTGGACCTGTCGGGCATGAACCGCGTCCTCGAGCTGTCACCCGACGACCAGCTCGCCGTCGTCGAACCGGGTGTGATCACCGCCGAGCTGGACCGGGCGGCGGGCGCGTACGGCCTGCGGTACGCGCCCGACCCGGCGAGCGCGGCCGTGTCCACGATCGGCGGGAACATCGCGACCAACGCGGGCGGACTGCGCTGCGCGAAGTACGGGGTGACCCGGGACAGCGTGCTGGGACTGGAGGCGGTACTGGCGGACGGCGCGGTGGTGCGCACGGGCCGCCGTACGGTCAAGGGCGTCACCGGCTACGACCTGACCGCGCTGCTCACCGGCTCGGAGGGCACCCTCGCGGTCATCACCTCGGCGACACTGCGGCTGCGCCCCGTGCCGGTGGCGACGGCCACGCTCGCCGCGTACTTCCCGTCCTTCGAGGCGGCGGCCGAAGCGTCGTACGCCCTGGCCCGTGCCGGGGTCGAACCCGCGCTGGCGGAACTCGTCGACGGGCCCGTGCTGCACGCCATCGACCCGGCGCTGCGGGAACGGGGCGCGGCGCTGCTGGTGGTGCAGTGCGACGGTGCGGGCGCGGCGGCCGAGGCGGCGGCGGTCGCCCGGCTGCTCGCACCTCTGGCCACCACGGTGGACACGACGGAGGATCCCGCCGAGGCCGAGGCCCTGCTGGCCGCCCGCCGCCTGGCGCTGCCCGCACTGGAACGGCTCGGCCGCCCGCTCATCGAAGACATCGCGGTCCCGCGCTCCCGCCTGGCGGAGGCGGTGCGCGAGATCCGGGCGATCTCCGCGCGCCACGACGTGCTCGTGTTCACGCTCGCGCACGCGGCGGACGGCAACCTGCACCCGATCATCGTGGTGGATCCGTCCCACGACGACCTGCCGGAGGCCGCGTGGGAGGCGGCGGGCGAGATCTTCGCGCTGGCCCTGCGGCTCGGCGGCACACTGACCGGCGAGCACGGGGTGGGCGTGCTCAAGCGGCAGTGGGTCGCCGAGGAACTGGGACCCGCCGCCCACGGGCTCCAGCGGCGGATCAAGCAGGCGTTCGATCCCCAGGGGATCCTCAATCCCGGAAAGGGCCTGTGA